A genomic region of Arachis stenosperma cultivar V10309 chromosome 9, arast.V10309.gnm1.PFL2, whole genome shotgun sequence contains the following coding sequences:
- the LOC130949866 gene encoding mitochondrial arginine transporter BAC2-like, producing the protein MDLWAEFHAASWGREFVAGGFGGIAGIVSGHPLDTVRIRQQVLNTGGHGSSSAFTILRNALAKEGPASLYRGMGAPLASVTFQNAMVFQTNAILSRVFGKSVSPNDPPSFKGVALGGVGTGVLQSLIISPIELVKIRLQLHRNEKHLIEQPHKGPIIVVKNVWRKEGLKGIYRGLGITVIRDGPSHGVYFWTYEYMKEQLHPGCRKSGQESLCTMLMAGGLAGVASWIVCYPFDVAKTKLQAQTPDSLKYNGTVDCLRKSIKEEGYGILWRGLGTTVARAFVVHGVVFTAYEITLRLLFNNEIIQVQKTI; encoded by the coding sequence atggaTCTTTGGGCAGAATTTCATGCAGCAAGTTGGGGAAGGGAGTTTGTAGCAGGAGGATTTGGAGGAATTGCTGGGATAGTATCTGGTCATCCATTAGACACAGTGCGAATAAGGCAACAGGTCTTAAACACCGGTGGCCATGGCTCATCATCAGCATTCACCATTCTTAGAAATGCTTTGGCTAAGGAAGGACCTGCTTCTCTCTATCGTGGCATGGGTGCACCTTTGGCCTCTGTTACATTTCAAAATGCTATGGTTTTTCAAACTAATGCAATTCTCTCAAGAGTATTTGGCAAATCTGTTTCTCCTAATGACCCTCCTTCCTTCAAGGGTGTAGCATTAGGAGGAGTTGGCACAGGTGTCCTCCAGAGCCTAATTATTTCCCCAATAGAGTTGGTCAAAATTCGCCTGCAGCTTCATCGCAATGAAAAACACTTGATAGAACAACCACATAAAGGTCCTATAATTGTTGTCAAGAATGTATGGAGAAAAGAGGGACTAAAAGGAATATACAGAGGACTGGGCATCACTGTTATAAGAGATGGACCTTCACATGGTGTTTATTTTTGGACATATGAATATATGAAGGAACAACTTCACCCAGGTTGTAGAAAAAGTGGTCAAGAAAGCCTCTGTACTATGTTGATGGCAGGTGGATTAGCTGGTGTAGCAAGTTGGATTGTTTGCTACCCTTTTGATGTTGCAAAGACAAAGTTACAAGCTCAAACACCTGATTCTTTGAAATACAATGGCACTGTTGATTGCCTTAGAAAGAGTATTAAGGAAGAAGGGTATGGAATTTTATGGCGCGGATTAGGAACTACAGTTGCTAGAGCTTTTGTGGTACATGGTGTTGTTTTTACAGCTTATGAGATCACATTGAGGCTATTATTTAATAATGAAATTATTCAAGTGCAGAAAACTATTTAG